The Tepidisphaeraceae bacterium genome contains a region encoding:
- the ettA gene encoding energy-dependent translational throttle protein EttA, producing the protein MAATDNKIIYSMTGVSKMHEKKVILKDIHLSYFYGAKIGVLGVNGSGKSTLLRILAGQDKNYEGTITKQPNFSVGFLEQEPKLDPEATVIEVVRQGMQATVDLLTEFDKVNDKLGDPDLSPEDMDKLLEKQGTIQEKLDHANAWDLDSQLEMAMDALRCPPPDAKIGPLSGGEKRRVALCRLLLQKPDILLLDEPTNHLDAESVAWLEQHLQRYEGTIIAVTHDRYFLDNVAGWILELEFGRGFPFKGNYSSWLEQKKSRLAVEEKQESNRQKLLAKELEWVRASPKARQAKSKARLKAYEEMASAENQKKATEIDIYIPPGPKLGQLVIEAQNVSKSFGDKVLLDNVNFTLPRNAIVGIIGPNGAGKTTLFRMITGEDKPDSGTIRLGDSVKLAYAEQTREALGTGENVWQVISEGQEFIQLGNVKMNSRSYVTRFGFTGTDQSRSVDVLSGGERGRIHLARMLKSGANVILMDEPTNDLDVNTIRSVEEALENFAGCAVIISHDRWFLDRVATHILAFEGDSQVRFFEGNFTEYEADRHRRMGAEADRPHRISYRKLTK; encoded by the coding sequence ATGGCAGCCACCGATAACAAAATTATTTACTCGATGACCGGCGTCTCCAAGATGCACGAGAAGAAGGTCATCCTGAAGGACATCCACCTCTCGTACTTCTACGGCGCCAAGATCGGCGTGCTGGGGGTGAACGGGTCGGGCAAGAGTACGCTGCTGCGCATCCTGGCGGGGCAGGACAAGAACTACGAGGGGACGATCACCAAACAGCCGAACTTTAGCGTCGGCTTCCTCGAGCAGGAGCCGAAGCTGGACCCGGAGGCGACGGTGATCGAGGTCGTTCGCCAGGGCATGCAGGCGACGGTCGATTTGCTGACCGAGTTCGACAAGGTGAACGACAAGCTGGGCGATCCGGATCTGTCGCCCGAGGACATGGACAAGCTGCTGGAAAAGCAGGGCACGATTCAGGAAAAGCTGGACCACGCCAACGCGTGGGACCTCGATAGCCAGTTGGAAATGGCGATGGACGCGCTGCGCTGCCCGCCGCCGGATGCGAAGATCGGCCCGCTGAGCGGCGGTGAGAAGCGCCGGGTGGCGCTGTGTCGGTTGCTGCTGCAGAAGCCGGACATTTTGCTGTTGGACGAACCGACCAACCATTTAGATGCCGAGAGCGTGGCGTGGCTGGAGCAGCACCTGCAGCGGTACGAGGGGACGATTATCGCGGTCACGCACGATCGGTACTTTCTGGACAACGTTGCCGGGTGGATTCTGGAGTTGGAGTTTGGCAGGGGGTTCCCGTTTAAAGGCAACTATTCGAGCTGGCTGGAACAGAAGAAGAGCCGGCTGGCGGTTGAGGAAAAGCAGGAATCGAATCGTCAGAAGCTGCTCGCCAAGGAACTGGAATGGGTGCGCGCCAGCCCCAAGGCCCGCCAGGCCAAGAGCAAGGCCCGTTTGAAGGCCTACGAGGAGATGGCGTCGGCAGAGAACCAGAAGAAGGCGACCGAGATCGACATCTACATCCCGCCGGGCCCGAAGCTGGGGCAGCTGGTGATCGAGGCGCAGAACGTCAGCAAATCGTTCGGCGACAAGGTGCTGCTGGACAACGTGAACTTCACGCTGCCGCGCAACGCGATCGTCGGCATCATCGGCCCCAACGGCGCGGGCAAAACGACCCTGTTCCGCATGATCACGGGTGAAGACAAGCCCGACAGTGGCACGATCCGCCTGGGCGACAGCGTGAAGCTGGCCTACGCCGAGCAGACGCGCGAAGCGCTGGGCACCGGTGAGAACGTTTGGCAGGTGATCAGCGAGGGGCAGGAGTTCATCCAGTTGGGCAACGTGAAGATGAACAGCCGCAGCTACGTGACGCGGTTCGGCTTCACGGGGACCGACCAATCGCGGTCGGTGGACGTGCTATCCGGCGGCGAGCGCGGGCGCATTCACCTGGCCCGCATGCTCAAGAGCGGCGCGAACGTCATTTTGATGGACGAACCGACCAACGACCTCGACGTGAACACGATCCGCAGCGTCGAGGAGGCCCTGGAGAACTTCGCTGGCTGCGCCGTCATCATCAGCCACGACCGCTGGTTCTTAGATCGCGTGGCGACGCATATTCTGGCGTTCGAGGGGGATAGCCAGGTGCGGTTCTTTGAGGGCAACTTCACGGAATACGAGGCCGACCGGCACCGCAGGATGGGCGCCGAGGCGGATCGGCCGCACCGGATCAGCTATCGGAAATTAACGAAGTAG
- a CDS encoding trypsin-like serine protease gives MRNRLMFLLAATLFPAVSNAALHIDGYTPARHDRFANSPSFIGAGYDFSGVGHAGGSWATMISPSYFLTAAHASPAVNSTATFDADNVPGGTVSYTVASAVTLKNPDGSNSDLRLGRLTTPLNPLHNIATYAIPLLGDNSAYIGRSQFVYGRGNAGDTSDRVGRNTIDEIIPPNPNDNFDVGGVEGYATISYYDDGSGIDETFLQGGDSGAPNFIDVGGQLTLVGINWFNATDDKTKEWVASGGSFVPAYAQQIADAMVGESFVAVPEPGVVGVLVVALGVGVMLRRRRVAT, from the coding sequence ATGCGCAACCGGCTGATGTTTTTGCTGGCAGCTACGCTTTTCCCGGCCGTCTCTAACGCGGCATTGCATATCGATGGTTACACGCCGGCACGGCACGATCGATTCGCCAACAGCCCGAGCTTTATCGGGGCGGGGTACGACTTTTCGGGCGTGGGGCATGCCGGTGGTAGCTGGGCGACGATGATCTCGCCGAGCTATTTCCTGACGGCGGCCCACGCGAGCCCGGCGGTCAATTCAACCGCGACGTTCGATGCCGACAACGTGCCCGGCGGCACGGTCAGCTACACCGTCGCGTCGGCGGTCACACTGAAGAATCCGGACGGCTCCAACAGCGATTTGCGGCTGGGCAGGCTGACTACGCCGCTGAATCCGCTGCACAACATCGCGACGTACGCGATCCCGCTGCTCGGCGACAACAGCGCCTACATTGGCCGCTCCCAGTTCGTTTATGGTCGTGGTAATGCGGGCGACACGTCGGACCGAGTTGGGCGGAATACGATCGACGAGATCATCCCGCCTAACCCGAACGACAATTTCGACGTCGGTGGCGTCGAAGGGTACGCCACCATCTCCTACTACGACGACGGCTCCGGCATCGACGAAACGTTCCTGCAAGGCGGCGACTCGGGCGCGCCCAACTTCATCGACGTCGGCGGACAGCTGACGCTCGTCGGCATCAACTGGTTCAACGCGACCGACGACAAGACCAAGGAGTGGGTCGCCAGCGGTGGCTCGTTCGTCCCCGCCTACGCGCAGCAGATTGCCGATGCGATGGTCGGCGAGAGCTTTGTGGCGGTGCCCGAACCGGGAGTGGTGGGGGTGTTGGTGGTCGCGCTCGGCGTCGGGGTGATGCTGCGTCGGCGACGTGTTGCGACCTGA
- the kdsA gene encoding 3-deoxy-8-phosphooctulonate synthase, with amino-acid sequence MTNDYLTRTPLFVIAGPCVIESLDQSLQIATHMKGICDKLGIAYVFKASFDKANRSSNGSFRGPGLEDGLIVLKAVKEQVGVPVLTDVHESYQVAEAASVVDILQIPAFLARQTDLLHAAGRSGAAVNIKKGQFMSPQEMSNAVEKVKAARGDEASAAIANRRSVIPSQTMLTERGSFFGYNRLVNDFTGLAIMKSFGVPVIFDVTHSTQQPAALGGASGGNPQYAPLLARAAVATGCVDGLFLEVHPDPKNAKSDAATVLSLETVEHLLEKCCDIAAVIREPSGE; translated from the coding sequence ATGACCAATGACTACCTGACCCGTACCCCGCTGTTCGTCATCGCCGGCCCCTGCGTGATCGAGTCGCTCGATCAGTCGCTGCAGATCGCGACGCACATGAAGGGCATCTGCGACAAGCTGGGCATCGCGTACGTGTTCAAGGCCAGCTTCGACAAGGCCAACCGCTCGTCCAACGGCAGCTTCCGCGGGCCGGGGCTCGAGGATGGGTTGATCGTGCTGAAGGCCGTGAAGGAGCAGGTGGGCGTGCCGGTGCTGACCGACGTGCACGAGAGCTACCAGGTCGCCGAGGCGGCGAGCGTGGTGGACATTCTGCAGATCCCGGCGTTCCTGGCGCGGCAGACCGACCTGCTGCACGCCGCCGGCCGCAGTGGGGCGGCGGTGAACATCAAGAAGGGGCAGTTCATGAGCCCCCAGGAGATGTCCAACGCCGTCGAGAAGGTGAAGGCCGCGCGCGGCGATGAAGCGTCGGCGGCCATTGCCAATCGCAGGTCGGTCATCCCCAGCCAGACGATGCTGACCGAGCGCGGCTCGTTCTTCGGCTACAACCGCCTCGTGAACGACTTCACGGGCTTGGCGATCATGAAGAGCTTCGGCGTGCCGGTGATCTTCGACGTCACCCACAGCACCCAGCAACCGGCCGCCCTGGGCGGCGCCAGCGGTGGCAACCCGCAGTACGCGCCCCTGCTCGCCCGCGCCGCCGTCGCGACGGGGTGCGTGGACGGGCTGTTCCTGGAGGTCCACCCCGACCCCAAGAACGCCAAGAGCGACGCCGCGACGGTACTGAGCCTGGAGACGGTCGAACATTTGCTCGAAAAGTGCTGCGACATCGCCGCGGTCATTCGCGAACCGTCGGGGGAGTAG
- a CDS encoding diacylglycerol kinase family protein, which yields MRPRPTILVFCNPNAGRGRARSFAGKIARRLQPAGYDVRTVFEPPGQFLPKPAATHHAAIVMGGDGTLRAVAARLYEVLPEPPPILLVPMGTANLIGKHLELAWHDEDPADEIAAAIAKYRVVHFDAGSANGQMFLLMASAGFDAHVVHEMERVRNGPIDFISYAFPTLLTLRDYAFHPLRVAVDGRPIFDERPAIAIVANVPEYGMGFPFLPDARPNDRRLDVCVMPCRDRKDLLQIALLAAAGEHLQADGVVLAGGTRIEIESSEQTPIQLDGDAFGFTPLRIDLLERRVGFIVP from the coding sequence ATGCGTCCCCGTCCCACCATCCTCGTCTTCTGCAACCCGAACGCGGGCCGGGGGCGGGCGCGGTCGTTTGCGGGGAAGATCGCCCGGCGGTTGCAGCCGGCGGGGTACGACGTGCGGACGGTCTTCGAGCCGCCGGGCCAGTTTCTGCCCAAGCCTGCGGCGACGCATCACGCCGCGATCGTAATGGGTGGCGATGGCACGCTGCGCGCGGTCGCGGCTCGGTTGTACGAGGTGCTGCCCGAACCGCCGCCCATTTTGCTCGTGCCGATGGGCACCGCGAACCTCATCGGCAAGCATTTGGAACTGGCCTGGCACGACGAGGACCCCGCCGACGAGATCGCGGCGGCCATCGCGAAGTACCGGGTCGTGCACTTCGACGCCGGCAGCGCCAACGGGCAGATGTTTCTGCTGATGGCCAGCGCCGGGTTCGACGCGCACGTGGTGCACGAGATGGAGCGCGTGCGCAACGGGCCGATCGACTTCATCAGCTACGCGTTCCCCACGTTGCTCACGCTGCGCGACTACGCGTTTCACCCGCTGCGCGTTGCGGTCGACGGGCGGCCGATCTTCGATGAACGCCCGGCCATCGCGATCGTCGCGAACGTGCCGGAGTATGGGATGGGCTTTCCGTTTCTGCCCGATGCGCGACCGAACGACCGCCGGTTGGACGTTTGCGTGATGCCGTGCCGCGATCGGAAGGATTTGCTGCAGATCGCGCTGCTCGCCGCCGCCGGCGAGCACCTGCAGGCCGACGGTGTCGTGCTGGCGGGTGGCACGCGCATCGAGATCGAGTCGTCAGAACAAACCCCCATCCAACTCGACGGCGACGCCTTCGGCTTCACGCCGCTGCGCATCGATTTGCTTGAACGGCGCGTGGGCTTTATCGTGCCGTAG